In Zonotrichia leucophrys gambelii isolate GWCS_2022_RI chromosome 11, RI_Zleu_2.0, whole genome shotgun sequence, the genomic window AAAGATAGCCACTGGGTTTTCTGCCTTTCCTAAGGCAGAGTTTCTTCCATTCTCTGCTGCACCCAAATACCCACAAGTCAAGTGACCTCAAAAAATTAAGTCAAACTTCTCACCACTTTCACCAGAGCTTTTTCCCCACATGTTTTCTCAAAAAATGCCTCTCATAAACACAACAAATATTCtggctctttcttttcttcaccagTGATCACACTTACCCTACGACAGCGCTGACGGAGGAACTGGAGGGGGTTATATTGAACAGAATGggtttcattttcagaaatggGATGAAGTGCCACCTGCCCTTTCCTAACACTGGAGTCTGGGGCAGAATCCATCTACAAATCATCTAGTTCCTCTTAAGTGCTCCAGCCCTTCAAAGGGCGAGAGCACTGGTGATTGCATTTGCTCTGCTTGAATGGAAGACCAGCATGGGCTTTCTGTATGCATTCAGCACTTTACAGCCTGATTTTAGGTACAAATATCAACAGGAAAGGGAATGATTTCCATCAACCCACATTCAAGGCTTTTCCTGTCAAGGGCAAGAGAATATTTAATCATCACTGTTAACTGAGCAATGGCAGCAGCAAAAGAGCTGTATTTCACTCTTCAAAATACTTCTGGATAGTAGCAAGATCTCAGCTGCTTCTGGAAGTTTCAgtacaaacaaatgaaaaaaacaactcCCAATAAAACACAAGGTAAAACTATAAATCAAAGACAGGAAAACTGACTAGAAaaagcaggcagaaaaaaaccctgaggtTCTAAAATCAAAATCTGGAGTGAAATTAACTTCAGATAAGAAAAGTTTGAAGGGCTGCTCATCTCTTACATGctcagaagcagctctgtgcctctgaCTTCCAGTTATGAGATGTTGCTGTAAGTTTTCTCAGTCTcatctaaaatttaaaaatcaaagttaatttttttctttaagacaATTATTATAAGCATACACAAATTCAACTCAAACAGGACAATTTATGCTCCAGAAGATGTCATGGTCTCAGTCACAACACCACAAAACCAATGGTGCTTACATCTCCCCAGCATTCATTGTTAAACCTATGGTCAGACACAGAGAGGTCACCCTCCAAAAACCAGGACTGTGCCGCATGATCCAACTAATAACCCAGACCACAACCTGGTCAGAGGCAGAACTTCATAGTTATCAGGGAATGGTTGCTCACTATCACAcaccaggagagctcagagttGTTCCTTCTCGGTTATTGCAGTCAAGAGAGCAAATAAACATTCAAGCATacgtttgggattttttaaacgAACAAGCGAATTTTAGGTTACCCAAAGTATATCAACTAAGCCCCCTGCATTTTGCAACAGCAACTAATTTCTTGTTGACCTACACTACATTCTGTGCAATAAACACTGTGGCAGCATAGAAGAGCTGTTCCTCTCTTCCCCCCGCCCCATACATCTTGATTCAATAAAAGCAACCTTCTGTTTCTTTATCTCACCAGTGATGTGGAGATCAACtaagattttaaattaaggagGTCAAACAGGACCAACACAAGGAGGAACCCGGCTCACTGAGCACTTCAGCTCCTGCCGCTCAGTGTTTCACTGTAAATCTCCACCCCTGAAGGCTTTGAACAACAGGTTTGGTGTAGTTTGTCAGAAACGACAGAGATGCATTTGAGCACGCTTTTCAGCAAGGAATCAGACCCGACGATGTTCCCTGATGACTCTGTAGCCACCTCTGGGAACCTGCCAGTGGAAAGTTTGGCACCCAGGGGTCAATGGAGTGACCGCCGTGCCCGTGCGCAGCGGGGCTCTGCCCCTCAGCCCGCCCCGTGTCCCTTCAGAGCGCTCAGGGCCCTGCCCGGCCGGCAGGACCCTCCCAGGCACTAACCTGCTCCGTAGCGTGGCGGGGCCACGTTTCCCCAGGACCCTGCTCGTCCATTGTCTGTcgcggagcggcggcggagGAGCCGGTGGCAGCAGCGCGGCCTGTCCCGCCGGGAAGGGAGCCTTGCCTGCCCCCCGGGCActctggagaggagggaggccgggccgggccgtgttgtgttgggctGCCCGGGGGCACAGCGGGGGCACAGCGCCCGCAGCCCCGACCCGAGCGCCACCAGCAGCGGCAGCGCCGTTCGAACAGCCCGCCAACCccgccccccagccccgcccccgACTGACGGGGCTCTCGTCCAACCCCGAGGCGGGTGAGGGTAAGCCCCGCCCCCACAGCGACCAATCAACGCTCGGCAAGGGCGGGGGCGGTGCCCCCTGCGCACGCGGAAGGCCTCACGATCCCGCGGGTTCCGCAGGCGTTGATTAACGTAAAAACTGTCCAATAGAAGCCTGGGTTCCCGCCCCCAATGGCGGCGATTGGACAGCGGGGAAGGGGCGGCACGCTCTGCGGCGCCGGGGAGGGGCGTTGCCATGGGGACGGGCGGGCCCGGAGGCCCTGCAGTCCCCGCAGGTGCCGCAAACGCGGCCGGCTGCGCTGACCCCGCAGGCCCCGCAAACCCCGCAGGCCCCGCGGCTGTCCCGCTGCGCTCTggcggcgctgccccggccggCCTCCGGGACTAGACCCTGATTTATGTGTTTCAAGTCGACGAAGGAGTTGCTTCTGCCTGTGAGGCACACACAGATCTGATTCGGGATAGGGGAAGTCTCCAAacccaggagatgctggagctgGTTTGCTGTCCCCTGTGAGGGAAGCAGCCAGTTTGGGAAATGGATGCGTGGTTAAAAAAGCTGCCATTAGCACAGGTGATGTATAAGCCAAGCTTTACATGGCTCAGACATTTGTCCTTGAGACCATATAGAAACCAAGTTGCTATAggcaacaaaaggaaaaaatgcacaGACAAATGGTAAATCATAGGAGCGAGGAACTGCCTGGCTGTTCCAATGCTTGgtggaaaagcaggaagggaatggagctcaGTGAAACCCTGGAGATGTAAATAACAACAAAGGAGTTACATTGCCTGTTTGGCAGGATGGCTGAGCTTGGATTGACcaggccctgctcctccaggccctgctcctCGTGCCTGGTTGGCAGGATGGCTGAGCTCAGCTtgcccaggccctgctctggaGCTCGGCTCGCCCAggccctgctctcagcagctgaCCTGGGAAACAGCGTGAGGCAAAGCTCCAGGCTGTCATCTCTGGGAGGAAAACAACACCAGAAATTCACTTCCTCCCCCTGCTTGGAACTGGAGTGTGACCACAGAGCGAGAGAATGCTTGGAATTTTGGCTGCTGTTAGAAGAGGAATGAAgtaaaccaaatatttttgtaataaaaatttaatatcCTTTTTTTGGGCTTTGTAATCAAAGCAGCTTTCTAAGCTATGCGCGCATGCACAGTAATCCTCCACTAATCCTGCTCGCCTCAGGCATATGAGATGCTACAGAAATAACAAGGCAGCGCATTCTACAGAAGAAACTTCTAATTTGTTTTTGTCTAGCTCAGCATAAGGCCAAGCCCCAGGTGCAATGGACCATCACATGAAAAATGTAACAGAGCTCAAATGTAAAATACTCCTGCAGCCATGTATATTGATCAAATACCAGATGGCATGAATGGGGTAACTGTGGGATGGTGTTGGGAATGGAAGTCAAGGTCCAGattctttttccaaaacaagATACCATTTAAATTTGTGAAATCCAGGGAAACAATAAAGAAAGCGAGAGTTTTGTGGGGGTCAGACCCTGGTGAACGTCACTGCTAGACACATTACAACCATATTTCCTCCAAATTTTCACTACAActctttctctgaaattcaTAACTTTGTAATAATTTTCAAACCAgaaattttcctattttaaaacacatttaaaatgtttctctctTAGTATTCCTTCAGCTGAAATGCATACAGGTCAAAAATTTGAAATTAGTAGCAGCAGCAATCCACACCAATTTGTGCTTTTATGTAATTTGGCTTTGATTTGCCGCTCACGGGTATatgaaatggggattttgttACTGATCTCACAGTTGGCTGCTGGTAGGTGTAGCCGATGCCTCCATTGGGGAAGATCCTTTTCTGTCTGCAGGAAGGCACACAGGTGTGCCCTGTTCCACAGGCCTGGTGTTGAACCTGGTGTCCTCCAGGGCTGTCAGGGATCTTTTAGAGGCCAACTCTGGGTTTAGTTTATTGTGACTGAAAGACCCATCCTAGTTTGGAATCGAGCCAGGCTGTGAAACTGAAATTGCTTCCTCGTAAGTGATTTGCTCCAGTTAGTGAACTGAGGGAAGCATTCCCGTCCTGTCCTCCTGGACCCTCTGTCTTGGCAGTGTTATAAAATATACCCCAACCAGGGAGAGGTGGCAGGATGCCAGAACAACGCATAAAAGCTGTCTTTCCTGGAGAGAGTCATCCAACAAGTTGTGAGCAGGGACTCCTGTGGGAGAGCCCTGCGGTGGCACAGCGAGCCGCCAGCAGCGCAAACCCGCGACAccagagctggccctgggccAGGAGGAGCGTGGCTCGCTGCCGCCGTGTCCCCTGAGCAGGCACGGCGGGGTGGGGGCAGCTGCTGTGACCCCAGAGGCAGGCCAGGAAGGcgcaccagccctgcccaggtgggagGCACAGCCCCGGGCTGGACCCCAGCACGGCCCGGGAGCCCTTGGTACACCCGatccctcccagagcagagctgctcctgcccctgggctggcagagcccttccctcctggagcagcccctgctcctgggctggcagagcccttccctcctggagcagagctgccccagctcctgggctggcagagcccttccctcctggagcagagctgctcctgctcctgggctggcagagcccttccctcctggagcagcccctgctcctgggctggcagagcccttccctcctggagcagagcggctcctgggctggcagagcccttccctcccagagcagagctgcccctgctcctgggctggcagagcccttccctcctggagcagagctgcccctgcccctgggctggcagagcccttccctcctggagcagcccctgctccagctcctgggctggcagagcccttccctcctggagcagcccctgctccagctcctgggctggcagagcccttccctcctggagcagcccctgggctggcagagcccttccctcctggagcagagcagctcctgggctggcagagcccttccctcctggagcagcccctgctcctgctcctgggctggcagagcccttccctcctggagctgcccctgctcctgggctggcagagcccttccctcctggagcagagctgcccctgcccctgggctggcagagcccttccctcctggagcagcccctgctcctgctcctgggctggcagagcccttccctcctggagcagagcagctcctgggctggcagagcccttccctcctggagcagagcagctcctgttcctgggctggcagagcccttccctcctggagcagagcggctcctgggctggcagagcccttccctcctggagcagcccctgcccctgcccctgggctggcagagcccttccctcctggagcagcccctgctccagctcctgggctggcagagcccttccctcctggagcagagctgctcctgctcctgggctggcagagcccttccctcctggagcagcccctgctcctgggctggcagagcccttccctcctggagcagagcagctcctgggctggcagagcccttccctcctggagcagcccctgctcctgggctggcagagcccttccctcctggagctgcccctgctcctgcccctgggctggcagagcccttccctcccagagcagagctgcccctgctcctgggctggcagagcccttccctcccagagcagagctgcccctgctcctgggctggcagagcccttccctcctggagcagagcagctcctgggctggcagagcccttctctcttggagcagagcagctccagctcctgggctggcagagcccttccctcctggagcagcccctgctcctgggctggcagagcccttccctcctggagctgcccctgctcctgcccctgggctggcagagcccttcccctgcagcacggctgagcccagcccagcccagcccagcccagcccaggggacaccagcTGCCGGGAATCCTGGAGAGCTCAAACACTAGAGCCAGGCTTCTCCCATGTGGGCACTCCGGGGACACCCACTGCCCCAcatgtgctggggctgagcagccccttAAGAGCTCACCGGTGGAGGCTGCTTGTAGCACCTGTGCTCGCAGCTGACAGCTCTGAATCAGTGGCAGCTTAGAATCACAATTGTTAACGTTGGAACAAcaattgttaaggttggaaaagacctgaaAGGTCACAAAGTCCAACCTTCAGCAAAGCGCCACCACTGTGTTCACCCCTAAAtcgtgtccccaggtgccacatccacatttTTTGAAAACTTCCAAGTAAGGTGATTTTACAGCTTCCCTGGCAGTACCTGTGCCAGcactttccatgaaaaatttcccctaatatccaaccaaacctcccctggctaaacttgaggccattttctctcaTCCTATCACttttacctgggagaagagagtGACCTCGCCTGGCTCCAACCTCCTatcaggtagttgtagagagtgagATGGTTCCCCCTCCAGTGCTCCTGCATTTGGGGTGAGATTAAAATTGTAATGTCaactattaaaatattaatgtgaTCCTTTCaatttccttctgcttcatGGGGAGCAATGGCATGTGGAAGAAGGTTTGCTGTGATTCCTCTGAGATGTGAGAGAGTAACTAATTACTGGAAAAGATGAGATACAGTCCTGTGATTCCCTGGAATATCTGCTAAGCCTCAGGACAGTTTGTATATAATGGAGCCACTCTTCTACAAAGAGAAGATAAACAGAGCAAAAGAAAGCGCTggagcaaacagcagctctggataGTCACTGGTCTCAGAGTTAATCCAGAACCTGGTAAATAAAGGCTGCAGACAATTAATTAGAGAAATAATGCctgtaaataatattttacagtGGGATTAGTTCATCAGGAGGGTTCCTGGTGAACTCATAGGAAGTGTGGGGAGAAGGGTAAAGAAGACACTGAATTGCCTTCAGCTGTTTAAATGATTCCTGCAGGTCCTATTacaaaagagaaagggaaatgaCTGCAGAACAAATCATAGAGTTCCCATTTCCAGTGGTCCAACAGCCCCTACAAAAGAGAGAGGAAACGCCTGTGTGCTTGGAAGCAATAGAAGACACATTTGTCCCCATTCATCACTGCTGTGCCTGGCCCTGGCGGTGTGACAGTGTCACatctctgctggctctgtgagGGACCTGGCGTGCCATCAGCGCTGTCactcagagctgggggtgctgggaccCTGCACGTGCCCTTGGGGATGGCCTGAGATGAGCCAGGCTGTTCCcggggagcaggagcagtgccagctcctcgGCGTGCCCGGCTCCACAGCCAGCCCCGagcgggacagggacagcgacagtgacagtgacattgacagtgacagtgacagcaccagtgcccctgccctggctgccggccaatgctgctgctctgacacGGGAGCGGGCAGTTACTGCCTTTGAACCCTGACATGCCAGACAGaatctcagctgctgtggaCCCACAGCTGCCTGCATTAGCCAcagtccctgtgcccacctgcaggACATGGCACTCTGGGGGGACACTGTGTCCATGGGCAGGGCTTTGGGCCCTTGCTGTAAGGTCCATAAGTCTATATAAAAAGGCTCAGCTCTGTGGCCCCGTTTCTTCAAGTCCCCACATTGCCAGCCATGATCATTGCATATTtccaggtgctgccagggccTCCCTGTTATTTGGTTTATGCGGGTAATTTTACAGCTCCTGGGAATTTTGTTATTTCTCAAGGTCATGTCCTGGTCATGGGACACTAATGCTCCTACCTCATTCCTGCTGTGATCTCTCCAGTCCTCAGCAGTTGAACTGTATGTCCAGTGCAGTTGACAGAGTGATCCACCTTCACCTGCAGTActcacacacacccacaccatTGCCTTTGGAAAATAATTACTGCACAGAGACCGATCCTGTTAGATTAAGACAAATTAAGAATCTAATATATAGGGTTGCTGTCAGGCTCCCAGGGTCAGGGGTCGATACAGTATATTGCAGGGAGGCTGTAGGTTACCCCTGCCCCAATATTTTATCATAATAAACCAAATGGGGACAAaacacccagcagcagcccatAAATCTATTAGCAGTGAACTGTCAATGTCCCACATACCCGGGTAATTTGTTAATTCAGAGCTGGGGCTCTTTTTTCACTAGACCTTGTAAACTCCTTTTTGAAACATCAATAAACCATCTGCTTTGACTTGTTAATCAAACGACTTTATTCAGtccaaagcaattttttcctaataaaaacaGAGTATTTATCTCCATGGCTATAATAGAGGATTGTTTTCAACTGTTCACTTATAGTTAAGAAGCACATTTAGTTTGGATTGATTTCCAATGCTTCGGTCATATCTTGTCACTTCCCATTTCTTACACACAGCATCTCAGTTTAGCTCCCTAGAAGGGAAAACACAACCTGCCCCAGTCAGTGCTGGGAGTGGCACCAGGGGAGCGGTAACCAGCAGCAAAAAGGTCATGGAAATCAAACTTTAAAGAGCTGAACACATCCTTGTCAGCTCTTGGGCCGCTCCCACCTTTCCCCAgtcttttcctgcagctgcacctgtctggttcccagctcctcccaagCCAGCCCAGGATTCCACCTGGGACATCTTCCCCAGGCTCCCTTCCCCTGTTCCCTTGCTGTGGGTCTTGCCAAGGCTCTCGAGCAAAATCTTGGCACAGGCCCCTCCAACCTTTTCACTGGTAGCAGCTGTTGGTGAGGGTACCGTGGTGGCTGGACATGGGTCTGCggtgggctctgggggctgtgtgGGCAGGTGCGGGGCTGTGGTGGTCTCTCAATGCCTCCTGCCCCCAGAGCACAGGCTGTCTGGCTCGGCCATCGCCAGGGGCATGGTGGCACTTGTCGCATCCCTTCCTGCTCTCCAAAGCACGGGAAGGTGCGGGGGAGATCCATTAGGACGCTGCTTCTGAAGGATGCAATTCCACGGTGCAGCGCAGAGGGGGAGATGCTGGGCAGAGGACCTGGGGGATGCATTAGGGAAGGAAAGCGGTGTTCAGCCTGGCTGGTTGTTTTTCTCCAGCCGTTTgtcacatctgcagcagccGCGGCACTCCCCAGCACGGCGAGAGCAGCTCGCACAGCTGGGTGAGGGCGGCAGCAGCCGAGGCCCGGCCCGTGCCCTGCAGGGGGACAGCGCTgtcccagagccctcctgggcACCAGCACGACGGGCTCACGGTGCTCACAGCACCCAGGGGGCCATCTGCCGTGTCGTTGTGTCTGTGGCTGGGTGCGTGTTCCCATCCCTCATGTCCATGGCTGGGTGTGCATTCCCATCCCTCGTGTCCGTGGCTGGGTGTGCATTCCCATCCCTTGTGTCCGTGGCTGGTGCGTGCCATTCGCCATGCgctgcattcccagctgtgtccaTGGCTGGGTGTGCATTCCCGTCCCTCGTGTCCATGGCTGGGTGTGTGTTCCTGTCCCTCGTGTCCGTGGCTGGGTGTGCATTCCCGTCCCTCGTGTCCATGGCTGGGTGTGCATTCCCATCCCTCGTGTCCATGGCTGGGTGTGTGTTCCTGGCCGTGATCCAGGCTGGGTGTGCATTCCCGTCCCTCGTGTCCGCCGTGACCGCTGGGTGTGCATTTCCCGTTCCTCTGTGTCCCCCGTGTCCGCTGGGTGTTGTTCCCATCCCTCGTGTCcgtggctctgtgtgtgttcctGGCCGTGAtccaggctgggctcctgccagggcacCCCGGGTCACTgggagggacaggcagaggggtGGCCGGGAGCCCGCCGTGCTGCCGTGGCACTGACtgtgggcagctggggctgtgccagggcacatCTTGGCAATACTCATCACTCAGCCACGCCGGGGGCTGTTCCTGCCCGCCGGAGCGTGCCAGGCTAGGCCGCAGTGTCCACCTGTCTGTCCACAACActgtctgtgcagcacagcccagctctgccctgcagcagcttcacagagccaggggaaaccctgtgccagcacagtcTGATCCTAACCAGATCCTGCCCTTGTCAAACACCTGCTTTAGACTGAGGAATTGCAGATGTGCCTGAAGCATCCCTAGCAAGCAGCTTTCCCTACAGACAAAGAGTGGGTCctgtgagcagaggcagagccccGGCTCCCGATGGGTGCCGCCCCTGGTGCCCAGCACCCCGGCTCGGTGGGCAGCGGGGGCTGCTCGGTGCTGCAGGGACCCAGCGGGGCCGTGGGGCGCTCCGGCCCGGAccggccctgcccggctgcTCTCCCTCGGGGcgctgctgccccagctcctgagcGCCGCCCGCCGCTGGCCCTGCAGCccgggctgcagagctgctgctacAGGGTGTCACCGAACGCCTGAGCTGCTGCTACAGGGTGTCACCGAACGCCCGAGGGGCACATGTGCCCCAACGCCGGGTCCAGGGTGTGCCCGAGGCCCGGTGTGTCCCCTCCGGCTCTCCGCACCTCCTGTGCCCAGCGGGCTCCGCCCGCACCCTGTCTCCACCGGGAGCGTTGGATTGGaatctgcagcccccagccccgtcCGAGCCCCCACGGGGGGGAAGGGGCAGAGAAACAAAGTCATTTATATAATGTATCTCCCCGCTGAGCTCCTAATGGCTGGCGCTTTTGTTCTGCAGTGGCTGCCTGGCTGTGATGGGCAGGAAGCCGCAGTCTCCCTTTGTTCCACGGCCTTATTCAGCAATTTAGATCCAtcataaaaatcaaatatgCATGTTGCAATCGCCTTGCGTAAAACAGCTTCAATTTTCGCCTTTCTTTAATTGAACTCCATGGGAGaaagaggcagggctggggagcaaggggcagcaggagaagcgCTTTGTGTTTTTGTTCAGCGGGCTGTGAAAATGGGTAgtaatgaaaatacagaatttttatCTTTGcctcattattaaaaaaaaaaaaaaggacagaaatccTTGATAAGGCCTCCCTGGTAGAGGACAGTAGGGGAGCAGCCTTCTTTTCCCCACATTGTGGGGATGACGGCTCGGCGGGGCTGGGGTTGAGGGATGGCCCTCAGCCGGGTGGCAGGGACTGGTGATAGAGCTGGCAGCTCCATGCTGCCATGACAcgcagggctgagctggcacaCCATGGCCCTGCTCCTCTCATCCTTCCAGAGTGCCCAGGTGCTGTGGCTGAGAGCACACCAGGCTCTTCACACGCTCTGCCATCGCCTCCGTGCGCCGCTCCCTggcgctggggcagcgctgagcccggcctggaggggctggggcagcgctgggaGAGGCGCCAGAGCTCCCCTTCCCTCCACTCCTT contains:
- the LOC135452965 gene encoding collagen, type I, alpha 1b-like codes for the protein MDMRDGNTHPATDTTTRQMAPWGTGRASAAAALTQLCELLSPCWGVPRLLQIQKRIFPNGGIGYTYQQPTGAPPPPLPSVDWSLWGRGLPSPASGLDESPVSRGRGWGAGLAGCSNGAAAAGGARVGAAGAVPPLCPRAAQHNTARPGLPPLQSARGAGKAPFPAGQAALLPPAPPPPLRDRQWTSRVLGKRGPATLRSSALAWLSAQCQQNTLQDPQQRRQPGCSRAEDLSTADQAEGEAGRPGAEMQPEHQLSQDLGASHQLRKGAWSRCLAAVPSLQGLLLFLDSHTVLPSLLAWKEAPELLMWLSRGAIPLPAT